A segment of the Acidimicrobiia bacterium genome:
CTGGACCGTGTCCGAGCCCTGAACGCCGTGGCCGGCCGGCGCGGGCAGTCCCTCGCCCAGATGGCGCTCGCGTGGACGCTCCGAGACCCGGGCGTCACCGCCGCGCTCACGGGGGTGAGCAGCGTCGCGCAGCTCGAGGCCAACGTCGTCGCCCTCGAAGGGCCTCCCTTCACCGAGGAGGAGCTCGCCGAGATCGACCGGCAGTCGACGTTCACCTGACCCTTCGGCGGTCGCCGGCGGTGTCGCCCGTCGAACGCGCCGAGGTGTCGGCTCGGATGTTCAGCCCGGCGGGCGCGCCGGCCTCGAGGACCCGACGGGCCGCGACGCCTCGGAGTGGGGCCTCCGCGTCCGCTCATTGATCCGGTCGCGCGGCCGTGAGGCGGGCGGCCTGCGTGGTGAGGTAGTGGCGCTCGCGGAGATTGCTGGTGCGGGTGGCCGCGGCCCGGAACTCGACGATGGCCGGCCCGGTCTCGCCGGCCAGCTCGAGGAGGTGCGCGCGGACGGAGTGGAGGCGGTGGTGGTCGCCGAGGCGCTCACCGAGACCGTCGAGCAGTTCGAGCCCGGCGCCGGGCCCGTCGACCATCGCCGCCGCGACCGCCCGGTTCAGCGTCACCATCGGGTTGCCGGTCATCCGCTCGAGCCGGCCGTACAGGGACAGGATTGTCGACCAGTCGGTGTCCCCGTGGCTGGCGGCCTGGTCGTGGACCGCGGCGACGGCGGCTTGCAGCTGGTACTCCCCGACCGGTCCCCGCTCCAGGGCCCCGGTGACGAGCGCCACCCCCTCGGCGATGAGACCCCGGTCCCAGCGGGTGCGGTCCTGCTCGGCGAGCGGCACGAGCTCGCCGTCGGCTCGGGTGCGAGCGGGCCGTCGGGCGTCGGTGAGCAGCATGAGGGCCAGCAGGCCGGCCACCTCAGGGTCCTCGGGCAGCGCGGCGTGCACGGCCCGAGTGATGCGGATGGCCTCGCCCGAGAGGTCGGTGCGGGCCAGGTCGGGGCCGCTGCTGCTGGCGTAGCCCTCGTTGAAGAGGAGGTAGAGGACGTGGAGCACGGATCGCAAGCGCTCGGGGCGCTCGTCGGGCGACGGGAGCGTGAACGGCTCGGGTGACGCCTGGATCTTCGCCTTGGCCCGGCTGATCCGCTGGGCCATCGTCGCCTCGGGGACGAGGAAGGCGGTGGCGATCTCGCGGGTGGTGAGACCCCCGACGGCGCGCAGCGTGAGCGGGATGGCCGCCGCCGGCGTGAGCGACGGGTGGCAGCACATGAAGAGGAGGATCAGCGTGTCGTCGTGGCCCGAGGCGGGGTCGGGCCGGGCGACCGACCAGGAGGCGGCGAGGTCCTCCCGGCGGCGGCGAGCGTCGTCGCGGCGGTACTGGTCCGCCATCCGGCGCGAGGCCACCCGGATGAGCCACGCCAGCGGCTGGTCGGGCTCTCCCTCGGCGGGCCAGGTCGTGGCGGCGGTGAGCAGGGCCTCCTGCACCGCGTCCTCGGCGTCGGCGAGGTCGCCGTACCGGCGGGCGACGGCACCGAGGACCCGCGGCGCCAGCTCGCGCAGCCGGCCCTCGGTGCTCGTGGCGGTGGTCACACCTCGGGGTCCGGAGCGCCCAACACTTCCCGGACCTCGATGGGCTGGCGGATCGGCACCCCGTTCGGCCCGGGGGCCGCCGACGCCTGAGCGGCGATCTCCAGGGCCCGCTCGGCGGTCTCGACGTCCACGATCCGGTACCCGGCGAGCAGCTCCTTGGACTCGGGGTAGGGACCGTCGGTGATCACTGGTGCGGTCGCCCCGTCCGACACCACGAACTTGGCGCGCTCGGGCCCGGCCAACCCCTGGGCGTCGACGAGCTCACCGCGCTCGGTGAGCTCCTGGTTCAACGCGTGCTGGAACTGGATGTGGGCCTGGATGTCGTCGGGGGTCCACTCGGTCATGGGCGCGCAGCCCGACTCGACCTCGCCGTAGTTCTGCAGCAGCATGAATCGCATCGCTCCATCCTTCCTGGTCGGCGGCGCCCCGGCGGCGCCGCTCGTCCAGATGTCGGTGCTGCGACCGGATTCTCGACATCCGACCATCAACGGCCGTACCCGGCGATCGGCCGCCCGACCCCCGGGGTCCGGGCTGAAGTCGGTCGCGGGAGCGACCCCGCGGGCGGCCTGGGGGCGCGGACGTCGGAGCCGCTGCCTTCCCCCGTGCTAGGCCGTGTGGCGTGGAGGTCGAGACCGAGCGCCTCCGTCTCCGGCCGCTGCGCATGAGCGACGCGGACGGTCTGCTGCGTCTGCAGCAGGAGCCGGAGATGATGCGCTACTTCGGGGACGGACACGTCTACGGCGCCGACGAGAGCCAGTTCTGGCTCGAGTGGCACGTCGCCATGTGGAACCTCGAGGGGTATGGCTTCTGGGCCGTCGAGCAGAC
Coding sequences within it:
- a CDS encoding sigma-70 family RNA polymerase sigma factor, which translates into the protein MTTATSTEGRLRELAPRVLGAVARRYGDLADAEDAVQEALLTAATTWPAEGEPDQPLAWLIRVASRRMADQYRRDDARRRREDLAASWSVARPDPASGHDDTLILLFMCCHPSLTPAAAIPLTLRAVGGLTTREIATAFLVPEATMAQRISRAKAKIQASPEPFTLPSPDERPERLRSVLHVLYLLFNEGYASSSGPDLARTDLSGEAIRITRAVHAALPEDPEVAGLLALMLLTDARRPARTRADGELVPLAEQDRTRWDRGLIAEGVALVTGALERGPVGEYQLQAAVAAVHDQAASHGDTDWSTILSLYGRLERMTGNPMVTLNRAVAAAMVDGPGAGLELLDGLGERLGDHHRLHSVRAHLLELAGETGPAIVEFRAAATRTSNLRERHYLTTQAARLTAARPDQ
- a CDS encoding YciI family protein — its product is MRFMLLQNYGEVESGCAPMTEWTPDDIQAHIQFQHALNQELTERGELVDAQGLAGPERAKFVVSDGATAPVITDGPYPESKELLAGYRIVDVETAERALEIAAQASAAPGPNGVPIRQPIEVREVLGAPDPEV